From one Arenicella chitinivorans genomic stretch:
- the xseA gene encoding exodeoxyribonuclease VII large subunit produces the protein MNQNPTIFKVSELADEMRRLMEASYPEIWIEGELSSLSSPASGHLYFSLKDERSQLRCAMFKGRASVNRYRPKVGDLVRVRAKISVYTARGDLQCIVQYIEEAGEGILQRRYEELKQKLNAEGLFSQAHKQAVPKFAQCIGLVTSSSGAAVRDILTTLQRRCPGIPVIIYPSLVQGDTAAASIVAAINAAVAHQHCDVLIVSRGGGSLEDLWSFNDEQVARAIYNCPIPVVSGVGHEVDVTIADLVADLRAPTPTAAAELLSPDTTQLQTQLNALGQRLPLSIKRQFQRRAQNVDMTGRQLVHPRQQLSNKFERLGKLSAALVSGQQRQRQYRRDRLNAQGQRLTRNNPIKQIRQHQAQQNDVTKRLRGAEQRLLNHAQERLRAMGNQLHLVSPLATLDRGFAIAHTENNAVLKHGAQTSVGATIRVRVSDAQLGCTVDEITPND, from the coding sequence ATGAACCAGAACCCCACCATTTTTAAGGTCAGCGAACTGGCTGATGAAATGCGTCGCTTAATGGAAGCGAGTTACCCCGAAATCTGGATCGAAGGCGAATTGTCGTCGTTGAGCTCTCCCGCGTCTGGGCACCTTTACTTTAGCTTGAAAGATGAGCGCTCACAGTTGCGCTGCGCCATGTTTAAGGGGCGGGCCAGCGTAAACCGTTACCGCCCCAAAGTGGGCGACCTGGTGCGAGTGCGGGCAAAAATTTCGGTCTATACTGCGCGTGGTGACCTGCAATGCATTGTGCAATACATCGAAGAAGCCGGCGAAGGAATACTGCAACGGCGCTATGAAGAGCTTAAACAAAAATTGAATGCTGAAGGCTTGTTCAGTCAAGCACATAAACAAGCGGTGCCGAAGTTTGCCCAGTGCATTGGTTTGGTTACCTCGAGTTCGGGGGCCGCCGTGCGCGATATTTTGACCACGCTGCAACGCCGCTGCCCAGGCATTCCGGTTATCATTTATCCGAGCTTGGTCCAGGGCGATACGGCAGCCGCATCCATCGTGGCTGCCATCAACGCGGCAGTTGCGCATCAGCATTGTGATGTTCTCATTGTGAGTCGCGGCGGTGGTTCACTCGAAGACTTGTGGAGCTTTAATGATGAGCAAGTTGCACGTGCTATCTACAACTGCCCCATTCCGGTGGTGAGCGGTGTCGGTCATGAAGTCGATGTCACCATCGCGGACTTGGTCGCGGATTTGCGCGCGCCAACACCGACCGCGGCTGCCGAACTGCTAAGCCCAGATACCACTCAATTGCAGACTCAGCTGAACGCACTTGGGCAGCGCTTACCACTGAGCATAAAGCGTCAGTTCCAACGACGAGCACAAAATGTGGACATGACTGGCCGACAGCTCGTGCATCCTCGGCAACAGTTAAGCAATAAATTTGAGCGACTCGGGAAACTCAGTGCAGCCTTGGTCAGCGGTCAGCAGCGACAACGTCAATACCGGCGAGACCGTCTCAACGCGCAAGGTCAACGCCTCACTCGCAATAACCCGATCAAACAAATTCGACAACACCAGGCGCAGCAAAATGACGTGACAAAACGACTGCGAGGTGCCGAACAACGACTCTTGAACCACGCTCAGGAGCGATTGCGTGCCATGGGCAATCAATTGCATCTTGTCAGCCCACTGGCGACACTCGATCGCGGCTTTGCGATCGCCCATACCGAAAACAACGCCGTTCTTAAGCACGGCGCTCAAACCTCGGTCGGTGCCACTATTCGGGTGCGTGTGTCGGACGCACAGTTAGGATGCACCGTGGATGAGATTACCCCGAATGATTAA